CGCACTTCTTCCGGTGATTTCCAACATTTGTCCTGACCAGGCATGCCATTGGACGCGTCACTGTTTAGGCAAGATAAATCAAGATTTAACTCTGGCATGATGCCAGTGTCGATCGGTTCATAAATCGTCTTTTCTGAACTTTCATCCTTTTCAAATTCGATCGGCTGCTCATTCCTTAACACTGCCTGCCGCTGCTGCATCGTATTCGATGTTTCAGAGTAACAGTTATTTACAATTCCTTCTTCTTCGTTCGTTAAAAGAGAACACGGTCGGTGATGTTCGATCCTATCGTATTTACCCGTTCGAATATCGATCACACGATTATTTTCCATGTCATCGTTTTTCGATCGACACTCTTCCAACTCGTGCGAGTTGGACAAAGGAAACGGCAACGTATCATCCACTTGATCGATATAGGGTATCGAATCGAGAAACGAAtcgttacatttatttatattatctgTAGCTGAGAATTCTGAATTTGAGTTTAATGTGCTCGACGGTGTCTTAATGTCCATCAATTGGATAAGCGGGACCAATCGATGAAAATGTTTGATAGTGCTGTCGTTGCTGCCATTACAACCGCTACCATCATCATcgtcaccaccaccaccaccaccaccaccaccaccaccaccaccaccactaccACCACCATCGTCGGTTACTGTAGACTCGTCATCGACTGGACCATAAAGCGGAGTACTCGTTAATGACCACGAGGAATTTTCAGTTCGCAAACACGTTTTCAACTGATTCCTTTGTAATTCCGAAAGTTGCCATGCCGGGTTGTAAAATCTGTTCGAGACGCGATACGATGATGAATTTAATAAAATCGCACCTGGTAGAAGATCGAACGCAGTCGAATGCTCCGAATCGATCGTGTGCCTTGGTACGCTCAACAAATTACCCATTGAATGCGATGTAGACGGTTGGTCGTTCGTTTTCTGCTCTATCGTCGAAGCATCCAAGTGTTCGGACTTGGGGCGAGTCTTGTGCGCTGCTTGAGAACAATCAGTTAGTAAAGCGTTAGTTAAGCAATATTATGCGTCTCGTTGTTTTACACGCGCTATGACACGATACTAAAGAGGACGTGCGACACGAGGGCAGATGTAATGCAAGGTGAGACGTTTGATGAAAGCGTTGAGAAGCGAATATACCGCCGGTAAACAGAGTTTGACGGAAAGAATTGTTCGATCGTTGCGGAGATGccgctctttttttctttttttttctcttttttcttttttgctgCCTCGAATCTCATGAAATTCTGGCGAAAGCGGTCGATCGAAGAGGTGCGGTCGACAACATCGATAATTGAAAAATCCATACCTCTGGTCATTACTGGAGACGGTTGGGACAATAAAGTAGCCAAACCGTGGTATATGGCTCCTTGCTTAGCAACTTCCAGTGTTACTATCGGCCCAGTACGTACTAAATATTCGGCAGCTCTAGGAAAAATATAATCGATACTATCACAATTCTACAGAAACAATTGAAACGAACATTATTTCACAACAGACGATCGTTTATACACGACAACTCCGTTACTTACTTTTCTTGAGTAATTCCTACTAAACTTTGTCCATCCACTTTTAGTAATTGATCACCAGCTGTCAATCTCCCATCCTGCAAAGGTATCGCGAGaatgcaagaaaaaaaaagatagataaatatttaaataacgcGTAGCGCTACAATGATATATACAGTTACTTACAGCATCAGCAGCGCCACCAGAAACTACGCTCTTTATATATATTCCAAGCCTCTCCTGTCCGGCACCCTGTAAAGCATCCCAATTGAATACGATACTGTATATTCTTCAAATACAACTTTAGCAATTAAAACATATATAGGGCTTAAATTCCAAGAGTGGGATTTAAAAATCACTTTGATAACTGGAAAATAATTGATTGTATCTTAGATGAAAAATTTTAGTAACTCGTTGGAAGAAATGTGTGGAAAAACGAACGCGATAAAACTTCAACCTCACTAAACTTCGCTAGATCATCTTCTTCTGGAATTTGCAGTTTAGTACTATATGCAATATCAGACGGTATACATACTTTTGCCGCAACGATGCTTAAACCCATTCCATTCGTTGATTTGTGCAACTTTATCACATGAATTTCGGGTTGAGCTGTATTCGGTCCTGTATGACAAGAGTAACCTCCAGACCTGTTGCTCATCGCGCTTGGACTACGAAACTATACGATTAAAATTTCTGTTATCGGTGAAATGTCAGTTGCGAGTATCTTCAATAaacagtgaaaaaaaaaaaaaaaaaaaacaagtaaAGACAGGAATGATTTACAGTATTATGGTGATCTATCATATATATGGTCCAGTATCCGCTACTAGTGGGTTGCGATGCCATACGGCACAGTCCATCCCGTTGTAGCGGCGCTAAGAATTCTGCTAATCCTGGAGGTACGCCGCGAATCACTTCACAACTGTATCCATCCTCTGGAAGAAGGAGAGCCAATGCGAGCGTTGGCTCCTCCTCGAGACGAATTTCTCTGCCATCGGCACGTGCTAGTGTATCAGCCACGCTTTCGGCTACCTGAAATTCGATGTATTAGTACATGTTATCATTCAAATTTCTTTCTTCTATGGACGGTATATGATCTGTTTGTCCGTTTACCCTCACTACATTTTCGATCAATTCTGCCGGAAGTCTCGGCTCGTCCGCAGCTGGTTGATACTTTTGTAATAACGCTCTGACTTGAAGAGAATTTAACTTGAAACAGGTAGAACTCAACGTAGCAAGCTCCTCCGCATTGTATTTCGGCGCTTGAAGAAGATGAGTCGCTTGCATTATCGTTGCTAGATGACACTGGCTGGCGAGTTCCAAGCCTTGTCTTTCAGCCCAAGTTTCAAGAGCGTTCAGTCTTGCCTTCAGTCGACGACCGAACCATCTAACGCACAAGTTTGTATTCGAAACTAACGCGTTAAACGCGGTAGCATTAATCGTATGAAACAGATGACTAAACAGCTGTATCGTAAGCGCAGCGTTTACTCTGCATCGCCTGAGCAGAGCCATTGTGCTCGAAAATATTTGAAGGACTCCGGCTTCTTTCGCAGGTTCATCGGCGTCGGCCATAAATTGGGACATTGCCGGCGCTAATTCCAAAGAAATACATCTGACCAATGATGCGAATGCCGTGTGGACAGCCTCTGTCAAAATGTCCTGCGCCCTCGTGGAAAAGGCCCCTACGTGCCTATCATTTTTTAACATGTGCAACAATTCCGAGCCATTTGCCAGCCAGAGAGATAGAGAAGATGCATCCATGTACCGCTCCTGTGAACAAATTGTTCATTTAATAAGACAGCAGGCAATCATTCGACCTCTCTATATCACTCGTTACCTGTATCACTCGCTGTATCATACCAGCGACGTTCGCTAACATCACGGTTAATCTGTGAGCCCTCTCTGTTGGTTGCAATTCTGGTCTGTAATGGGTGCTTGCGCGATATCTCGCCGCCAAATAGAGAGTATACGTTGGAGCTAACTTAAACTGTGGCGCTGATGGCTCAACATCCGTTATCACTGCATGAAAAAAGGTTTCCTCCGTTTCCTCGAGAAATTCCAGTACAGCTGGTAAGATAGGATCCGTGCCACGCGATTGTCGATCATTCTGCAATGTTCTGCCAAAACAGCGTAAAGTTTATTCATTTTCTCAATCATGTTTCAATCGTGTCGATTTCGGTATGTTTCGCTTATCTATTTACTCCACATCTCGCAATTAAGGGAAAGGAAAAGATCTGTCGTGCTCTATCCCTCCTAGTATTATTCATTATCACACGTCCCATTGTTCAAGGTTCATAGAGGAAATCCATTACTTATTACCTGTTCCCATCTCTGCTGCTGGTAAGACTAGCAGTTTCAACGTTTCCATCGAGATCAAAAGTAGTTTCGTAATTGTGCGTGGATTCCGGTGCATGTGTCGAGTTTCGATTATGACAAATAGTAGGAggcgcagcagcaacagcagcagcagcagcagcagcagcagcagcagcagcagcagcaacgacAGGAATAGATTTGTTCAGACTAGATGAATCCTGAGACGATTGGCTCTGACCTTGAACTTGTTTCTGCCCATTACTCAGAGTTCCGGCTGCTAATCCGTATCTTTCCACATTTGTTTCCTGACTGGTCAAGTCTGGGGAGCGTCTACGGTACAAAAGCAAGCTACGTGCAGGAAAGAAAGCAGCAAACCAGAGAACCAAAAATCAGGTGCGGATAACATGGACTAGTTAaaagtctctctctttctatgtcCTCAATCTACTGAAAGGAAGACGGAAAAGGAAAGAGAAGAAGATAGATAgacagatagatagatagatagatagatagatagatagatagatagatagatagatagatagatggatagacagatagatggatagatagatagatggatagatagatagatggaTGGATAGACAGATAGatggatagatagatagatagataaagAGGAAGGCagtgagagcgagagagagcgagcgagagagggagagagagagaaagagagagagagagagagttcttACAAACATTGTAAAAAAAAAGCGTGCTTGAAACGCGTACGCAACTATGGATGTATACGCAATCATATTATCTACACGCTACATCGTTCTACTCTCTCACCTGATTTTATACTCGCTTTTCGCTTGGTTTTTTCATCCAAAAGAGCCTTACAAAATATATCCAACATATTCGCTAACAATAACCCCACCCGTCCCGTCTATTGATAATCGTTGTTTATCGTACTGCGTTAAAAACGTGGATACAAGTAAATATTATGCGAAATAACGAACAATGCGCTTACCGTTCGTAACCATATTCGATTTGTCTGGTAGAATCGTGTCGTTGCCTGATACGATCATCGGGTGCAGGATCGATGAATTTAAAAGTATGCAGTCTGCCAAATTTCACGATCGCCCCGTTCTAtataaaagaaaacaaaaacaaaagaaagaaagaaagaaagaaggagagagagaaggaaagaaagaaatagagagagagagagagagagagagagagagagagagagagagagagagagagagagagagagagagagaaagaaagaaaggaagaaagaaagaaggaagggaagaaagaaagaaaaagagtggAGGAATGATGGAAAAACAAAGAAAAGGGAGAAAAATGTATGGATAAGTGAAGATGAAAGGAATGAAAGGTTGAGAAAATTTCATCCATCTATGTAAATACTAGAATATACACAAATATTTAATACGGCGTTGTAGGATATACCTGAAGTATCGTGGTCTGATGTATCCTCTGATTGTTTACGTAAGTATGAGCGTCTCTGGAGCAAGGTGTCAGAGTAACGATATTCTCGGTGAAAGCAATTACGCAATGTCTTGGCATGACAGTCGGTCCTGTCAAAGTGAGGGTTTGAGCTTGAACTGCCTGCGGACCTATCGGCCTTTCCGAACCCACCTCCGTTACATTTGGTTGCAACCGATGTCGTACACCCGCCCCATTTGGAATCTCACTCCCATCAGGATTTAATTCTATCAAAAACGGCAATCTCTCATCCTCGTACCTGCAAATCGTATCAATATACAATGAATATGAATAACCAACTTCTACGCTCAGATTTTACCGCCCTTCGACAAACCTGTTATGATCTAATTCATTCCATTTGCCACTAGGTTTTTTCTTCCGTTTCCGAGGCACATAATCGGCAGGTCTTCTTCTTACGTGAAACATAATCGAACCTGTAAATGAAATATCAAATAGATTTGAGAATCTCTGTAGAAAAAATGTTAGAAATGTCGATCAATTTCATTCTTGAAAACCACTAGAAAGTAAATTACTATTTTATACGTTTTATGTCTACATCATTTGAACATGGATCACTAGTCGGTCTCTTTTGAATCTTACGCATCAGAAATTTGATCTCTTACAAGTTTGTAAAAATAATATcacgtatacatatacatatagacTTGTCATCGtactaaaaaataaaattttatgtaATACAAGAACTTTAAATCTATCGGTGGATTgtttataattattcattgttcTTGTCCTAGGAGAACAATCACGTGTTCTACATTTTGCATATCCAACCGAGTTATAATAGTCCACGTGCGTCGACACAACCGCACATTTTACCTTTACTTATTTTCAACGATCGATAGCGACTTATTACCGATTCATCAAACAATATATGCTACCCGTTACTAAGATGATCGGTCGTGAAATCTATCGAATCTGAAATTTCCGACGTGAAAtacttaaagaaaaaaaaacaaaaatttgtAAAGTATTATTTAGTAATACATTTctgtataaatataaatattgaaGATATTTACCAATCGAGTTAATCTAACTGTTTATATTAAAAATGGTGAAAATATTTTTACTGCAAGTTTTATTATCTATTACTATCGAAAAcatttatgtatatataaaacTTATAAATATTTGTAATAACTGAAACACCTTTGCCGATAAATAATTGTGACtaatcgttaaaaaaaaagaacaacttTAAAGATTCTTACGTCTAATTCCCCAATCCATCATGGTGCGTAAAAAAAATCGTCGACTTTTTAACGTGGTCCCTGAATATACATATGTACGTGTATGTGTATACGCGTGCGCGCATCCACGCCTTTGGTCCCCTTTACGATCGATCACTTCAACTTTGgtcctctatgtttcacgccACCTTTCCTCCTTTGCCACCAAGATCGGGGAAAACATATGGATCAGTTTGACATGTTAAGTATTTTACACCACAATTCCTACGTTTTCCCTCATTATTCGCAACTATTATAAACAACGAGTATATACATTTCAAGACTTTTTTCAGTACATTTTATTTCTTGACATGTTATTTGACCATTCCCCTTCGGATTTCGAAAACGTCCTTCTTTTCAGACAAACTAAACTACCCTGGACACTACAGCGAAATTGGCTTTGTAATTACCAGAATGAAATACAGTCTCTTTATGGCCGTGTAGATTTGAAATGTTCAATCATCCCAttttaaaatgtttaaaaattatGTAAAACTGTAAAACGATGAATCGAACTTGTAACTGTAACTTGCACGATTTCCCGTGCATCGTTTCAGCTCGTTACATCACAAATTGCAATATCCATTCACGTTAAATAATAAATTGTTGTATCGCGTACGTCGAGTAATACAAAATCTAGTTTCGATCCGATTAATATTTCTCGTATGAAACATTTCGCGCAAACGAAAACGAATACTTTTTCCTTTCCCTGCGCAAAAAAAATTTCTACACGGTCTGAACGTTATCGAATCACGAGTAAGCAACGGTAACGTCAAATTACATCACAGTGTTGCGCGACTGAACTTGAGCATTGCGGACAGAAACGAGGGTTGGTGGGCGGTCCTTCTCAAGTAGCAAGACACGCGCGCGCGtgttatatgtattatatatatatacacctaTCTATCTAAAAtatcctatatatatatatatacacctaATACACGACACGATACGTACAATGTTTGTATAGTATACTACTACGTGTGCGCGAATTTACTTTCATGCCGTTGTATCGACGCTTGGCGCATGACTCTTGTTATAATCGATTTTAGAGATTTACATCGATTTAATAGATTTTCCAAATATTCCTGTGCTTTAACTTGCAATTCTGTTTCAAGTACAGTTAAAATCTTTTTTCTCTCGGTGATCACAATTGATAAGCCCAATGAATTATTTGCCGTTAAAAGCACTCATACTTACCGCGTGTAGAAGGATGATTCATAAGAATGGCTAAAGGGCATTCGTCATCGTCTAATATATATTCCTGCTGAGTTCCTCCGTTACCATTATTTTCACTATTTACCTGGACACACGATATTTcgatataatttaattatttaatacgaTACTTTACACATTTCACTGTTACAATGCAAAATTACGATTACTTTGTTTTTTATTTGAGTACTAAAAGACACCTGTTTCTTTCAGACTCGTATTAAACGTATTTACTTAACAGATTTGCATATTTAACGGCCGATAAACGCAACTAAACTAACCTGCACAAGACAATACTGCTGCGGATCAACCTTCTCTAGGCCATATTTGGAAAGCATCTCTCGTACGACTTGAATCGCTGAATCTCGAACGCTTAAAAGCAAAGTTTTATACGGAACATCTTTGCAGAGCGCTTCACCGTAAATCTTTAATGTTCCACCAGTATCAGGGCCACCGTCTTTACTCCGAAATTGTTGCAACTTCCTTTCCAATTTTTGTTGACGTCGTCTCCTCATTACTGCTTCCGGATTTGAAATACTTCTGGTAAAACTTGTTTCAGGTAACTCTACGATACACAGGTATTAAAGCAATATTATAATTCGCGATAATGTACCATGAAAAATATTTCTATAGCTTTTACACTCAACCAATTCGATACATATATCGAGGTGACGAGTCGACGATGTCTCATCTGCGCGCGCTCACCTGTATACAATTTTTCAGCTACTCCGTTCTGATCGACAGGTACAATATTTTCGTCCTGTTCTACACTTTTTAAACGACTTAATTTTTCTTGCTTCTTCATCTGCTTCTTCTCGCGTTTACTCAACTTTCTGCGAAAGCTGGATCCATCTGAAGATGTGAAACCAACGCCTTGAGCGTTAGTTTTGTCGTCGATTCTTCTTAATAAAAACCGACCCTCGCGATCGTCGATGTGCCAATTCAATTGTACTAACAACGGTTTCTCCTCAAGCCCAAGCTTACGTTCTTCTattaaagtatatatatatatatatatttcatttcGATACAGAACAAAGGCATCGTTATACGTACCACCATTTTCGTGAATTTCGTAAAGAGCGTACTCTGGAACCGAGAGCATTCGCATGTCTGGACGGAACTTTTCAATAAGAGTTTCAATAACTGCTTGACTCGTCGCGTCTGACGCCACTCGAATACATTTCGTTGCGACCTTTTGACCACTGTCTTGAAAATAAAATCTCATCACTCCGTGGAACTCCAAATCCTGAaaggaggaaaagaaaaaatattccaATCTATATTCAATGTATTCTTACAATCGAAAACAACAAGACTATATTCACATAATTCACCTCGTTTGGTTCCGAAAGCTCAAACAGATCCAACCTGTTGGCGTTCCATTGTTGAATAACACCACGCAATGCTTCGCGCTCAGCCTTCTTATTTGCCAGTTCTGTGGCCATTCTAAAATCAACATGTAAATTGAGAGAAAAATataaacatttctatgtttttacaTTAAACCGTCGCTAATGTTCCGTTAACGGGTTCCGTTATGGTTTGCAATCCTCACACAGTCACGCTTCTACTAACGCGTTTTAACGTTAACAAAATATTACTTTACATTACGTGTATTATTCCTTGCTACATTTTTTGACAAACGTTTAATCTAACAAATGTATACCATACGTGTATATATCACACTATTTACGTCTGTAAATATACAATATTATACACAGTACGATTAAATATCGCGATAATCA
This is a stretch of genomic DNA from Xylocopa sonorina isolate GNS202 chromosome 8, iyXylSono1_principal, whole genome shotgun sequence. It encodes these proteins:
- the Cno gene encoding adherens junction formation factor afadin isoform X1 codes for the protein MERVSKESQQVVKRMATELANKKAEREALRGVIQQWNANRLDLFELSEPNEDLEFHGVMRFYFQDSGQKVATKCIRVASDATSQAVIETLIEKFRPDMRMLSVPEYALYEIHENGEERKLGLEEKPLLVQLNWHIDDREGRFLLRRIDDKTNAQGVGFTSSDGSSFRRKLSKREKKQMKKQEKLSRLKSVEQDENIVPVDQNGVAEKLYTELPETSFTRSISNPEAVMRRRRQQKLERKLQQFRSKDGGPDTGGTLKIYGEALCKDVPYKTLLLSVRDSAIQVVREMLSKYGLEKVDPQQYCLVQVNSENNGNGGTQQEYILDDDECPLAILMNHPSTRGSIMFHVRRRPADYVPRKRKKKPSGKWNELDHNRYEDERLPFLIELNPDGSEIPNGAGVRHRLQPNVTEVGSERPIGPQAVQAQTLTLTGPTVMPRHCVIAFTENIVTLTPCSRDAHTYVNNQRIHQTTILQNGAIVKFGRLHTFKFIDPAPDDRIRQRHDSTRQIEYGYERRSPDLTSQETNVERYGLAAGTLSNGQKQVQGQSQSSQDSSSLNKSIPVVAAAAAAAAAAAAAAVAAAPPTICHNRNSTHAPESTHNYETTFDLDGNVETASLTSSRDGNRTLQNDRQSRGTDPILPAVLEFLEETEETFFHAVITDVEPSAPQFKLAPTYTLYLAARYRASTHYRPELQPTERAHRLTVMLANVAGMIQRVIQERYMDASSLSLWLANGSELLHMLKNDRHVGAFSTRAQDILTEAVHTAFASLVRCISLELAPAMSQFMADADEPAKEAGVLQIFSSTMALLRRCRVNAALTIQLFSHLFHTINATAFNALVSNTNLCVRWFGRRLKARLNALETWAERQGLELASQCHLATIMQATHLLQAPKYNAEELATLSSTCFKLNSLQVRALLQKYQPAADEPRLPAELIENVVRVAESVADTLARADGREIRLEEEPTLALALLLPEDGYSCEVIRGVPPGLAEFLAPLQRDGLCRMASQPTSSGYWTIYMIDHHNTFRSPSAMSNRSGGYSCHTGPNTAQPEIHVIKLHKSTNGMGLSIVAAKGAGQERLGIYIKSVVSGGAADADGRLTAGDQLLKVDGQSLVGITQEKAAEYLVRTGPIVTLEVAKQGAIYHGLATLLSQPSPVMTRAAHKTRPKSEHLDASTIEQKTNDQPSTSHSMGNLLSVPRHTIDSEHSTAFDLLPGPRRMSERDLPSRLGRDATAPQQQMHTSKSVPALHNVGTDGKQQHEVFNPGYSRASSSNSVTPPATQPPPPMTAISSSTSLRSRSSHNLHDQTRIGTLPPSGLVSRQQSSPNLNPGQTTTSSNSSSVNVGTGSNIPQVNESERFYQNLSIYRNQEAPTKQRHSPSHHPDDRNPLQVQKNSRGSQNSLNRPTTFETNQPRDRPMSAYLPQPPTQSYLASGQSQQQGCTVPPRSQSTRDIIRQEAKLQEMQEEVRRRELRAGIPVPSNQYRSTAYNLKPTNVSVQSATSSAVRPVKSIGSQPNLGSSPPVTLSTPPISTSSHVITRQTGVSSYGYLDTQYTPYMVQYGKSPHVHQHQHQHQHQPTQAQAQAQSQSQSQSQSQSQSQHQHQHQHQHQHSHQHQHQLQLQLQHQHQHQHQYQHQHQHQHQHQHQHQHQNMQQQNSVHAPYGQSGATSSRGKTDSTRLQTNGIQLLDYGKDHQGNQDAGKSYTDQNVHVNVAIGSQYYLNSNSEIRSDHYNGEGGIGRAQIMQEASSSIPNEISMQSILPEEGFTESSPPPPPPPSTTTHPLYNKQSDSRYTASMQDPPRGGYYPANATGVALQPRQYQYSATNPWQREEREKEQARRREAARQWRDQQIAELSALPHRTSQQEEQLRALQLERDFQKRAEEVANQQDDDEESNDLDNETIPRIQQGGVPCTTVTQDRSNDLSEQQQLNLSRTNQQSVRGSSVAAQSLPESPIHSNNIAAAHGNNTLQNVATIYSQQQQQQQQQQQQQQQQQQQQQQQQDSSGTHLSANFQLEQSNQIENSMGQISMPSLNQLTGSQKSLTLPQVTDDKEIYRRHEEIKRKQVEFDDIQSKKKEDFDINKQQIQQMYHQQQHHLQPPQQQSHLKTQQMLHSSMLRLDGLAINGSNMSSTQNGGNNDAPLPPERGSSYAIMSQQTALRSNNTNTSNAVTLSSQSQSMQSVKRVSFHDSNANVESMQRNLSSGNLTTIQTTAIDVITEDPNNFLNDAEILLASPKTPEGSGGIPITGSTPGVIGAQEVYKDPRQRRLAEKQKQQQNSQVGQVPEKLSFKEKMKMFAMETGEDGTPRDKVKISRAQREIDNIGNPSTTALNNGNQHQHYHNNLNINSSNGSNGSGSNSNNNNNNGNNVINNNNRQQ
- the Cno gene encoding adherens junction formation factor afadin isoform X4, yielding MTVSEEMATELANKKAEREALRGVIQQWNANRLDLFELSEPNEDLEFHGVMRFYFQDSGQKVATKCIRVASDATSQAVIETLIEKFRPDMRMLSVPEYALYEIHENGEERKLGLEEKPLLVQLNWHIDDREGRFLLRRIDDKTNAQGVGFTSSDGSSFRRKLSKREKKQMKKQEKLSRLKSVEQDENIVPVDQNGVAEKLYTELPETSFTRSISNPEAVMRRRRQQKLERKLQQFRSKDGGPDTGGTLKIYGEALCKDVPYKTLLLSVRDSAIQVVREMLSKYGLEKVDPQQYCLVQVNSENNGNGGTQQEYILDDDECPLAILMNHPSTRGSIMFHVRRRPADYVPRKRKKKPSGKWNELDHNRYEDERLPFLIELNPDGSEIPNGAGVRHRLQPNVTEVGSERPIGPQAVQAQTLTLTGPTVMPRHCVIAFTENIVTLTPCSRDAHTYVNNQRIHQTTILQNGAIVKFGRLHTFKFIDPAPDDRIRQRHDSTRQIEYGYERRSPDLTSQETNVERYGLAAGTLSNGQKQVQGQSQSSQDSSSLNKSIPVVAAAAAAAAAAAAAAVAAAPPTICHNRNSTHAPESTHNYETTFDLDGNVETASLTSSRDGNRTLQNDRQSRGTDPILPAVLEFLEETEETFFHAVITDVEPSAPQFKLAPTYTLYLAARYRASTHYRPELQPTERAHRLTVMLANVAGMIQRVIQERYMDASSLSLWLANGSELLHMLKNDRHVGAFSTRAQDILTEAVHTAFASLVRCISLELAPAMSQFMADADEPAKEAGVLQIFSSTMALLRRCRVNAALTIQLFSHLFHTINATAFNALVSNTNLCVRWFGRRLKARLNALETWAERQGLELASQCHLATIMQATHLLQAPKYNAEELATLSSTCFKLNSLQVRALLQKYQPAADEPRLPAELIENVVRVAESVADTLARADGREIRLEEEPTLALALLLPEDGYSCEVIRGVPPGLAEFLAPLQRDGLCRMASQPTSSGYWTIYMIDHHNTFRSPSAMSNRSGGYSCHTGPNTAQPEIHVIKLHKSTNGMGLSIVAAKGAGQERLGIYIKSVVSGGAADADGRLTAGDQLLKVDGQSLVGITQEKAAEYLVRTGPIVTLEVAKQGAIYHGLATLLSQPSPVMTRAHKTRPKSEHLDASTIEQKTNDQPSTSHSMGNLLSVPRHTIDSEHSTAFDLLPGPRRMSERDLPSRLGRDATAPQQQMHTSKSVPALHNVGTDGKQQHEVFNPGYSRASSSNSVTPPATQPPPPMTAISSSTSLRSRSSHNLHDQTRIGTLPPSGLVSRQQSSPNLNPGQTTTSSNSSSVNVGTGSNIPQVNESERFYQNLSIYRNQEAPTKQRHSPSHHPDDRNPLQVQKNSRGSQNSLNRPTTFETNQPRDRPMSAYLPQPPTQSYLASGQSQQQGCTVPPRSQSTRDIIRQEAKLQEMQEEVRRRELRAGIPVPSNQYRSTAYNLKPTNVSVQSATSSAVRPVKSIGSQPNLGSSPPVTLSTPPISTSSHVITRQTGVSSYGYLDTQYTPYMVQYGKSPHVHQHQHQHQHQPTQAQAQAQSQSQSQSQSQSQSQHQHQHQHQHQHSHQHQHQLQLQLQHQHQHQHQYQHQHQHQHQHQHQHQHQNMQQQNSVHAPYGQSGATSSRGKTDSTRLQTNGIQLLDYGKDHQGNQDAGKSYTDQNVHVNVAIGSQYYLNSNSEIRSDHYNGEGGIGRAQIMQEASSSIPNEISMQSILPEEGFTESSPPPPPPPSTTTHPLYNKQSDSRYTASMQDPPRGGYYPANATGVALQPRQYQYSATNPWQREEREKEQARRREAARQWRDQQIAELSALPHRTSQQEEQLRALQLERDFQKRAEEVANQQDDDEESNDLDNETIPRIQQGGVPCTTVTQDRSNDLSEQQQLNLSRTNQQSVRGSSVAAQSLPESPIHSNNIAAAHGNNTLQNVATIYSQQQQQQQQQQQQQQQQQQQQQQQQDSSGTHLSANFQLEQSNQIENSMGQISMPSLNQLTGSQKSLTLPQVTDDKEIYRRHEEIKRKQVEFDDIQSKKKEDFDINKQQIQQMYHQQQHHLQPPQQQSHLKTQQMLHSSMLRLDGLAINGSNMSSTQNGGNNDAPLPPERGSSYAIMSQQTALRSNNTNTSNAVTLSSQSQSMQSVKRVSFHDSNANVESMQRNLSSGNLTTIQTTAIDVITEDPNNFLNDAEILLASPKTPEGSGGIPITGSTPGVIGAQEVYKDPRQRRLAEKQKQQQNSQVGQVPEKLSFKEKMKMFAMETGEDGTPRDKVKISRAQREIDNIGNPSTTALNNGNQHQHYHNNLNINSSNGSNGSGSNSNNNNNNGNNVINNNNRQQ